Genomic window (Siphonobacter curvatus):
TCTTTGGGAGACATTACAATACCTTCACTACCGGTAGGTAGTCAACTCAGTTTTAGCTGACTCATACAAAAGACTCTTCTTGCAATTATTCTGTTTGGTAACGATCATCATACGCTTAACGTCCACCTACTGGGTGCATTTACCATTCAGTATCCAAATGAACTATCCGCGTAAATTAAGAATTGATTTAATTTTTTCTTCTACAATAGGCGTCTAGGTGAGGCATCTGAATTATTTTAGATTAGTTGTAAACGATCTACCGTCTTGATCCACTGATAGAACCACATCATCCTTAAAAGCCCATGAGTAAAAACCTATTCTTTTCTCTGATAATTTTTTCCCTGCCATTTGGTAGTACAGTTTTAGCTACTCCGTCAATAAACCTTTTTGCTAATGATATAGGAAAGTTTGGTATAGCTACCAAAGTGAATGAACCGGATAGTCAAGGCGTTATTACACAGATCATCCAAACTGAACTGGCCGTTCTACTGGCTGACAAAAAATTTTCGGCGATATCGAGTGCCGTCTACATCAATAACAAAGTCATTCAAGTTCACATGGGGAAGTTGGATGATGGCAAAAAACCTGATAGTAAAACGCTCTATGAGATCGGTTCAATCACAAAAACGTACACTGGTTTATTGCTATCTCAGGCCGTTTATGACCATAAACTCCGTCTTGACGAGGACATACGAAAGTTTTTAGATGGATCATGGCCTAATCTTGTTTTAGCTACCAATCGCCCGATTACGCTTCGCCATCTGATTACTCATACATCCGGCTTGCCAATGAATATTAATTGTAACAGTAAAGCAATGACCATTCATCAGCAGGTAAGCTGTTTCAATTCCTTGACCAAGAAAGACTTTTTTGACCGTTTAGCCACGGTAAGACTGAAAAACGCCACAGGAAAAGATTACCAATATTCGAACGCAGGTGTGCAATTAGTGGGCTATATTCTAGAAAAAGTCTATAATCGATCGTTTGAGGTATTACTAAAGAAATACGTCTTTTCACGCTCTCGAGAGCAAATTACCTTCGCTAACGTTCCTATCAATGAAATGGCTCGAGTGGCTGTTGGCAAAGACAGTCTAGGGCATACAATGCCTTTGGAAAATGGGGGCTACCTATATGCGGGTGGCTTGAAAGCATCCACTAGTTCGATGGCGATGTATATGAAAATGTATCTAACCAATCCTGATCCGGTCATTCGCCAGACCCAACAATTGTTAGCAGGTAACGAGCAATATGGTAGGGCTTATGCTTGGAATACATTCGACTACAATACCGAGAGCCGAATGCTTTACCATAATGGAGGAACGTTTGGCACTTCTTCTTGGCTGGCTATTTATCCCAAAAAGCAATGCGGAGTCTTTTTGATCACCAATGCCATGACTAATGACTCGCAACGCCGCTTGAATGAAGTATCG
Coding sequences:
- a CDS encoding serine hydrolase domain-containing protein, with amino-acid sequence MSKNLFFSLIIFSLPFGSTVLATPSINLFANDIGKFGIATKVNEPDSQGVITQIIQTELAVLLADKKFSAISSAVYINNKVIQVHMGKLDDGKKPDSKTLYEIGSITKTYTGLLLSQAVYDHKLRLDEDIRKFLDGSWPNLVLATNRPITLRHLITHTSGLPMNINCNSKAMTIHQQVSCFNSLTKKDFFDRLATVRLKNATGKDYQYSNAGVQLVGYILEKVYNRSFEVLLKKYVFSRSREQITFANVPINEMARVAVGKDSLGHTMPLENGGYLYAGGLKASTSSMAMYMKMYLTNPDPVIRQTQQLLAGNEQYGRAYAWNTFDYNTESRMLYHNGGTFGTSSWLAIYPKKQCGVFLITNAMTNDSQRRLNEVSNRIIDKLKSAHLL